In the Ramlibacter tataouinensis TTB310 genome, one interval contains:
- a CDS encoding FAD-dependent oxidoreductase, with protein sequence MAAPRVVRADRLAAPVQVPVAIVGAGAGGLTAALALRDAGIDCLLLERDAAPGGSTALSSGFIPAAGTRMQRAQGIADSPARFAQDVLAKTDGTAAPHLVRAYAEASAAAIESLAAHGLAFEVLDGFLYPGHSVHRMHTLPQRTGAALMAALQRAAQAAGCDLITSSLVTELWLDAGDRVLGVGFERPDGRREQVACEALLLCCNGFGGNPALVGELLPSMRDAIFAGHAGNDGSALLWGRDIGAGLADLGGYQGHGSWVVPQGALMTWAVMMQGGVQLNAHGRRFHDETRGYSEAAVEVLRQPGGTAWNVFGDRQLALAREFPDFREAEAAGALRTAADRQALAAIIGCTAGGLAPELERLGPPFHAVRVTGALFHTQGGLDIDAGCRVRRPDGSVFPNLLAAGGAARGVSGNAVWGYLSGNGLLSAVAGGWIAARTLSAQLRT encoded by the coding sequence ATGGCTGCGCCCCGCGTCGTCCGCGCCGACCGGCTGGCCGCCCCGGTGCAGGTGCCGGTGGCGATCGTCGGCGCCGGCGCCGGCGGCCTGACCGCGGCCCTGGCGCTGCGCGACGCGGGCATCGACTGCCTGCTGCTGGAGCGCGACGCCGCGCCCGGCGGTTCGACCGCCCTGTCCTCCGGCTTCATCCCGGCGGCCGGGACGCGGATGCAGCGGGCCCAGGGCATCGCCGACAGCCCCGCGCGATTCGCCCAGGACGTCCTGGCCAAGACCGACGGCACGGCCGCGCCGCACCTGGTGCGCGCCTACGCCGAGGCCAGCGCCGCCGCGATCGAGTCGCTGGCGGCGCACGGGCTGGCCTTCGAGGTGCTGGACGGCTTCCTCTATCCGGGACACAGCGTGCACCGCATGCACACCCTGCCGCAGCGCACCGGCGCCGCGTTGATGGCGGCGCTGCAGCGGGCCGCGCAGGCGGCGGGCTGCGACCTGATCACCTCCTCGCTGGTGACCGAGCTGTGGCTGGACGCCGGCGACCGGGTCTTGGGAGTGGGTTTTGAGCGCCCGGACGGCCGTCGCGAACAGGTGGCCTGCGAAGCCCTGCTGCTGTGCTGCAACGGCTTCGGCGGCAACCCGGCGCTGGTGGGCGAACTGCTGCCGTCCATGCGCGACGCGATCTTCGCCGGCCATGCCGGCAATGACGGCAGCGCTCTTCTCTGGGGCCGGGACATCGGCGCCGGGCTGGCCGACCTGGGCGGCTACCAGGGCCATGGCTCCTGGGTGGTGCCCCAGGGGGCGCTGATGACCTGGGCCGTGATGATGCAGGGCGGCGTGCAGCTGAATGCGCACGGCCGCCGCTTCCACGACGAGACCCGCGGCTACTCCGAAGCCGCGGTCGAGGTGCTGCGCCAGCCCGGCGGCACGGCCTGGAACGTGTTCGGCGACCGGCAACTCGCCCTGGCCCGGGAGTTCCCCGACTTTCGCGAGGCCGAAGCCGCCGGCGCGCTGCGCACGGCCGCCGACCGCCAGGCCCTGGCCGCCATCATCGGCTGCACCGCCGGCGGACTGGCCCCCGAACTGGAGCGCCTGGGCCCGCCGTTCCACGCCGTCCGGGTGACCGGCGCGCTGTTCCACACCCAAGGCGGTCTGGACATCGACGCGGGCTGCCGCGTGCGGCGGCCGGACGGCAGTGTGTTTCCCAATCTGCTGGCCGCGGGCGGCGCCGCACGTGGCGTCAGCGGCAACGCGGTCTGGGGCTACCTGTCGGGCAACGGCTTGCTGAGTGCCGTGGCCGGCGGCTGGATCGCGGCCCGGACCCTTTCAGCGCAGCTGCGCACCTGA
- the iscR gene encoding Fe-S cluster assembly transcriptional regulator IscR — MRLTTKGRFAVTAMIDLALRQNNGPVTLAAISQRQQISLSYLEQLFGKLRRHELVESTRGPGGGYTLGRKASEITVADIIVSVDEPIDATQCGGKENCTGDGGRCMTHELWSALNQRMVEFLDSVTLQKLVDDQLAKGVQIEDKPAVKRAISSAPVVKPIRVNAPNSVFALGNVLAKS; from the coding sequence ATGCGTCTCACAACCAAAGGCCGTTTTGCGGTCACCGCGATGATCGACCTGGCCCTGCGCCAGAACAATGGTCCCGTCACCCTGGCGGCGATCAGCCAGCGCCAGCAGATTTCCCTGTCTTACCTGGAGCAGCTGTTCGGCAAGCTGCGCCGCCACGAGCTGGTGGAGTCCACCCGTGGCCCCGGCGGCGGCTACACCCTGGGCCGCAAGGCCTCGGAGATCACCGTGGCCGACATCATCGTCTCGGTGGACGAGCCCATCGATGCCACCCAGTGCGGCGGCAAGGAGAACTGCACCGGCGACGGCGGCCGCTGCATGACGCATGAGCTGTGGTCGGCGCTGAACCAGCGCATGGTCGAGTTCCTGGACTCGGTCACCCTGCAGAAGCTGGTGGACGACCAGCTGGCCAAGGGCGTGCAGATCGAGGACAAGCCGGCCGTCAAGCGGGCCATTTCCAGCGCCCCGGTGGTCAAGCCCATCCGCGTGAACGCGCCGAACTCGGTATTCGCCCTGGGCAACGTGCTGGCCAAGAGCTGA
- a CDS encoding IscS subfamily cysteine desulfurase codes for MDMTPHFPIYMDYGATTPVDPRVVDAMIPWLREHFGNPASRSHAWGWEAEEAVEKARQQVADLIGADPREIVWTSGATESNNLALKGAAHFYKTKGKHLITVKTEHKAVLDTMRELERQGFEVTYLDVQEDGLLDLEKFRAALRPDTILASVMFVNNEIGVVQDIPAIGAMCRERGIIFHVDAAQATGKVEIDAKTLPVDLMSLASHKTYGPKGIGALYVRRKPRVRLEAQMHGGGHERGMRSGTLPTHQIVGMGEAFRIAREEMAQDNAKAAALQKRLLDGLKDVEQVFINGSMSPGRRVPQNLNMSFNFVEGESLIMGIKGLAVSSGSACTSASLEPSYVLRALGRSDELAHSSLRMTIGRFTTEEEIDYAVTTIKKNVAKLRELSPLWEMYQDGVDLSTIQWTAH; via the coding sequence ATGGACATGACTCCCCACTTCCCCATCTACATGGACTACGGCGCGACCACGCCGGTGGACCCGCGCGTCGTCGACGCCATGATCCCCTGGTTGCGCGAGCACTTCGGCAACCCGGCGTCGCGCAGCCATGCCTGGGGCTGGGAAGCCGAGGAAGCGGTGGAAAAGGCGCGCCAGCAGGTGGCCGACCTGATCGGCGCCGATCCGCGCGAGATCGTCTGGACCTCCGGTGCCACCGAGTCCAACAACCTGGCGCTCAAGGGCGCCGCCCATTTCTACAAGACCAAGGGCAAGCACCTCATCACCGTCAAGACCGAGCACAAGGCGGTGCTGGACACCATGCGCGAGCTGGAGCGCCAGGGCTTCGAGGTGACCTACCTCGACGTGCAGGAAGACGGCCTGCTGGACCTGGAGAAGTTCAGGGCCGCGCTGCGGCCGGACACCATCCTGGCCAGCGTCATGTTCGTCAACAACGAGATCGGCGTGGTCCAGGACATCCCGGCGATCGGCGCCATGTGCCGCGAGCGGGGGATCATCTTCCACGTCGACGCGGCCCAGGCCACGGGCAAGGTGGAGATCGACGCCAAGACGCTGCCGGTCGACCTGATGAGCCTGGCCTCGCACAAGACCTACGGCCCCAAGGGCATAGGCGCGCTGTACGTGCGGCGCAAGCCGCGCGTGCGGCTGGAGGCGCAGATGCACGGCGGCGGCCACGAGCGCGGCATGCGCTCGGGCACCCTGCCCACGCACCAGATCGTGGGCATGGGCGAAGCCTTCCGCATCGCCCGCGAGGAGATGGCCCAGGACAACGCCAAGGCCGCCGCGCTGCAGAAGCGCCTGCTGGACGGCCTGAAGGACGTCGAGCAGGTGTTCATCAACGGCAGCATGTCGCCCGGCCGGCGCGTGCCGCAGAACCTGAACATGAGCTTCAACTTCGTCGAGGGCGAGTCGCTGATCATGGGCATCAAGGGCCTGGCCGTGTCGTCCGGCTCGGCCTGCACCTCGGCGTCGCTGGAACCCAGCTACGTGCTGCGCGCCCTGGGCCGCAGCGATGAACTGGCGCACAGCAGCCTGCGCATGACCATCGGCCGCTTCACGACCGAGGAAGAGATCGACTACGCCGTCACCACGATCAAGAAGAACGTGGCCAAGCTGCGTGAGCTCAGCCCCCTCTGGGAGATGTACCAGGACGGGGTGGACCTGAGCACCATCCAGTGGACGGCCCATTGA
- the hscB gene encoding Fe-S protein assembly co-chaperone HscB — MNLQASDFELFGLPERFAQDRPAIDARWKELQREAHPDRFAAQGAAAQRVAMQWSVRINEAYRRLKDPLQRAAYLCELRGAPIEAESNTAMPAQFLMEQMEWREALDEADGEAELQALQRQLRSAREQVLQAIARALDQQGDARAAAQQVRALMFIERFAHDVEARFDQLGQ, encoded by the coding sequence GTGAACCTCCAGGCCAGCGACTTCGAGCTGTTCGGCCTGCCCGAGCGGTTCGCCCAGGACCGCCCGGCCATCGACGCGCGCTGGAAGGAACTGCAGCGCGAAGCGCACCCCGACCGTTTCGCCGCCCAGGGCGCCGCCGCCCAGCGGGTGGCCATGCAATGGTCGGTGCGCATCAACGAGGCCTACCGGCGCCTGAAGGATCCCCTTCAGCGCGCCGCCTACCTGTGCGAGCTGCGCGGCGCACCCATCGAGGCGGAGAGCAACACCGCCATGCCCGCGCAGTTCCTGATGGAGCAGATGGAATGGCGGGAGGCGCTGGACGAGGCCGATGGCGAGGCCGAACTGCAGGCGCTGCAGCGGCAGCTGCGCAGTGCGCGCGAGCAGGTGCTGCAGGCCATAGCACGCGCCCTGGACCAGCAAGGCGATGCCCGGGCTGCAGCCCAGCAGGTCAGGGCGCTGATGTTCATCGAGCGCTTTGCCCATGACGTCGAAGCGCGCTTCGACCAGCTGGGACAATAG
- the iscU gene encoding Fe-S cluster assembly scaffold IscU — translation MAYSEKVVDHYENPRNVGSFDKGDESVGTGMVGAPACGDVMKLQIKVNPATGVIEDARFKTYGCGSAIASSSLVTEWVKGKTLDEAASLKNSQIAEELALPPVKIHCSILAEDAIKAAVEDYKKKRTH, via the coding sequence ATGGCTTATTCCGAAAAGGTCGTTGACCACTACGAGAATCCGCGCAACGTCGGCTCCTTTGACAAGGGCGACGAGAGCGTGGGCACCGGCATGGTCGGTGCGCCGGCCTGCGGCGACGTGATGAAGCTGCAGATCAAGGTCAATCCCGCCACCGGCGTGATCGAGGACGCGCGCTTCAAGACCTATGGCTGCGGCTCGGCCATCGCGTCCAGCTCGCTGGTGACCGAATGGGTCAAGGGCAAGACGCTGGACGAGGCGGCCTCGCTGAAGAACAGCCAGATCGCCGAGGAACTGGCCCTGCCGCCGGTCAAGATCCATTGCTCCATCCTGGCCGAGGACGCGATCAAGGCCGCGGTCGAGGACTACAAGAAGAAGCGCACGCACTGA
- the fdx gene encoding ISC system 2Fe-2S type ferredoxin — MAVIKILPHPEYCPQGARVEAAAGTSICEALLDNDIRIEHACDMSCACTTCHVIVREGFNSLGEMDESEEDLLDRAWGLEPNSRLSCQAIVAQQDLTVEIPRYSINHAKENH, encoded by the coding sequence GTGGCCGTCATCAAGATCCTGCCGCACCCCGAGTACTGCCCGCAGGGCGCGCGAGTCGAGGCGGCCGCCGGCACGTCCATCTGCGAGGCCCTGCTGGACAACGACATCAGGATCGAGCATGCCTGCGACATGAGCTGCGCCTGCACCACCTGCCACGTCATCGTGCGCGAGGGCTTCAACTCGCTGGGCGAGATGGACGAGAGCGAGGAGGACCTGCTGGACCGCGCCTGGGGCCTGGAGCCGAACTCCCGCCTGTCCTGCCAGGCCATCGTCGCGCAGCAGGACCTGACGGTGGAGATCCCGCGCTACTCCATCAACCACGCCAAGGAAAACCACTGA
- a CDS encoding dihydroorotase, producing the protein MSRPPYDLLIKNVRVVRPQGNVVHEADIAVAEGRFAKVAPGIDPALARQVHDGRGQLAFPGVVDAHMHSGIYSPLDEDAVSESKAAAMGGVTSSLNYFRTGQYYLNKGGPYRDFYPEVLKTSEGRFHVDYGFHLAPMDRTHIDEIPMLIDKHGVSSFKIFMFYGSHGLHGASNSQREFLMIGEDERYDYAHFEFIMRGIQKAREQFPERARQISLSLHCETAEIMTAYTRLVEKDKSLQGLAAYSASRPQHSEGLAVFIASYLAHETALPTINLLHLSSRKAVQAALMMAEVFPHIDFRREVTIGHLMLDINAKAAELAKVNPPIRPREDVEFLWDALLAGELDWVVSDHACCRHETKVPRRYFGNIWMAKSGFGGTEYLLPALVSEGTRRGMGYNHMARVTSWAPAQRFGLNRKGDITEGFDADIALVDPARSWTIQAKDSPSTQGYTPFEGLELSARVEATYLRGEQIYAHDRGVIGKPRGQYLFRPTA; encoded by the coding sequence GTGAGCCGACCTCCCTACGACCTGCTGATCAAGAATGTCCGCGTGGTGCGGCCCCAAGGCAACGTGGTGCACGAGGCCGACATCGCCGTCGCCGAGGGCCGTTTCGCCAAGGTCGCGCCCGGCATCGACCCGGCGCTGGCGCGCCAGGTGCACGACGGCCGCGGCCAGCTGGCTTTTCCCGGCGTGGTGGACGCACACATGCACAGCGGCATCTACTCGCCGCTGGACGAGGACGCGGTAAGCGAATCCAAGGCCGCGGCCATGGGCGGCGTGACCTCCAGCCTGAACTACTTCCGCACCGGGCAGTACTACCTGAACAAGGGCGGCCCGTACCGGGATTTCTATCCCGAGGTGCTCAAGACCAGCGAGGGCCGCTTCCACGTCGACTACGGCTTCCACCTGGCGCCCATGGACCGCACGCACATCGACGAGATCCCGATGCTGATCGACAAGCACGGCGTGTCCAGCTTCAAGATCTTCATGTTCTACGGCTCGCACGGCCTGCACGGGGCCAGCAATTCCCAGCGCGAGTTCCTGATGATCGGCGAGGACGAGCGCTACGACTACGCGCATTTCGAATTCATCATGCGCGGCATCCAGAAGGCTCGCGAACAGTTCCCCGAGCGGGCGCGGCAGATCTCGCTGTCGCTGCACTGCGAGACGGCCGAGATCATGACGGCCTACACCCGGCTGGTGGAGAAGGACAAGTCGCTGCAGGGCCTGGCTGCCTACAGCGCCTCGCGCCCCCAGCACTCCGAAGGCCTGGCGGTCTTCATCGCCAGCTACCTGGCGCACGAGACGGCGCTTCCCACCATCAACCTGCTGCACCTGAGCTCGCGCAAGGCAGTGCAGGCGGCGCTGATGATGGCCGAGGTGTTCCCGCACATCGACTTCCGGCGCGAGGTGACCATCGGCCACCTGATGCTGGACATCAACGCCAAGGCCGCCGAGCTGGCCAAGGTCAACCCGCCGATCCGCCCGCGCGAAGACGTGGAGTTCCTGTGGGACGCGCTGCTGGCGGGAGAGCTTGACTGGGTCGTGTCCGACCACGCCTGCTGCCGCCACGAGACCAAGGTCCCGCGGCGCTACTTCGGCAACATCTGGATGGCCAAGAGCGGCTTCGGCGGCACCGAGTACCTGTTGCCGGCGCTGGTGAGCGAAGGCACGCGGCGCGGCATGGGCTACAACCACATGGCCCGGGTCACCAGCTGGGCGCCGGCCCAGCGCTTCGGCCTCAACCGCAAGGGCGACATCACCGAAGGCTTCGACGCCGACATCGCGCTGGTGGACCCGGCGCGCAGCTGGACCATCCAGGCCAAGGACTCCCCTTCGACGCAGGGCTACACGCCGTTCGAGGGGCTGGAGCTGTCGGCGCGGGTCGAGGCCACCTACCTGCGCGGCGAGCAGATCTACGCCCATGACCGGGGCGTGATCGGCAAGCCGCGCGGCCAGTACCTGTTCCGTCCCACGGCCTGA
- a CDS encoding 3-isopropylmalate dehydratase small subunit: MKRPVVAKASHRVWRVGADIDTDALAPGAWMQHGVEVIAQHCLESVRPEFAAQVRPGDVLAAGPNFGIGSSREQAAAALRHLGVAAVIAPSYSGLFFRNAFNLGLLLLTCARAHELAEGEQVAIDARAGRIVTGAGRTLPTDPIPGFLLDMVEAGGLLPQLKQRYPARSTP, encoded by the coding sequence ATGAAGCGCCCGGTGGTTGCGAAGGCCTCCCACCGCGTCTGGCGCGTGGGGGCCGACATCGACACCGACGCGCTGGCGCCCGGCGCCTGGATGCAGCACGGCGTGGAGGTGATCGCGCAGCACTGCCTGGAATCGGTACGGCCGGAATTCGCCGCGCAGGTGCGGCCCGGCGACGTGCTGGCGGCCGGTCCCAACTTCGGCATCGGCTCCTCGCGCGAGCAGGCCGCGGCCGCCCTGCGCCACCTGGGGGTGGCCGCCGTCATCGCCCCCTCGTACTCGGGCCTGTTCTTCCGCAACGCGTTCAATCTCGGGCTGCTGCTGCTGACCTGCGCGCGCGCCCACGAGCTGGCCGAGGGCGAGCAGGTGGCGATCGACGCGCGTGCCGGCCGCATCGTCACCGGCGCCGGCCGGACGCTGCCCACCGACCCCATCCCCGGTTTCCTGCTCGACATGGTCGAGGCAGGGGGCCTGCTGCCCCAACTCAAACAACGTTACCCAGCCAGGAGCACCCCGTGA
- the iscA gene encoding iron-sulfur cluster assembly protein IscA, whose protein sequence is MAVTLTEAAARHVNRYLSRRGKGVGVRLGVKTTGCSGLAYKLEYVDEVAPEDIVFENHGVKVLIDPKSLAYIDGTQLDFVREGLNEGFKFNNPNERDRCGCGESFRV, encoded by the coding sequence ATGGCAGTGACATTGACCGAGGCGGCCGCCCGCCACGTGAACCGTTACCTGAGCAGGCGCGGCAAGGGCGTGGGCGTGCGGCTGGGCGTCAAGACCACCGGCTGCTCGGGCCTGGCCTACAAGCTCGAGTACGTCGACGAGGTTGCGCCCGAGGACATCGTGTTCGAGAACCATGGCGTCAAGGTCCTGATCGACCCCAAGAGCCTGGCTTACATCGACGGCACGCAGCTGGATTTCGTGCGCGAGGGCTTGAACGAGGGCTTCAAGTTCAACAACCCGAACGAGCGCGACCGCTGCGGCTGCGGCGAATCCTTCCGCGTGTGA
- a CDS encoding isocitrate lyase/PEP mutase family protein, with translation MTPSLKTLLAAPGPLLAPGVYDALTALLAEQAGFRALYLSGASIAYTRLGRSDVGLTTATEVAQTLGAICDRVALPVIVDADTGFGNALNTQRTVRDFERAGAAMIQLEDQGFPKRCGHLDGKTVIPVDEMCGKLRAALDARRSSDTLILARTDAVAVEGVDAALERAERYLACGVDALFIEALRSTDQMRTACARFAGRVPLLANMVEGGKSPVLGVDDLGALGFRIVIFPGGTARAVAHGLQTYYATLLREGSTAGLRGHMLDFEGLNAVIGTPELLEAGRRYGG, from the coding sequence ATGACCCCTTCCCTCAAGACCCTGCTGGCCGCGCCCGGCCCCCTGCTCGCTCCCGGCGTGTACGACGCGTTGACCGCGCTGCTGGCCGAACAAGCCGGTTTCCGCGCGCTGTACCTGTCGGGCGCCTCCATCGCCTACACCCGGCTGGGGCGCTCCGACGTCGGCCTGACCACCGCCACGGAGGTCGCGCAGACCCTGGGGGCCATCTGCGACCGGGTCGCGCTGCCCGTGATCGTGGACGCCGACACCGGCTTCGGCAACGCGCTCAACACCCAGCGCACGGTGCGTGACTTCGAGCGCGCCGGCGCCGCCATGATCCAGCTGGAGGACCAGGGCTTCCCCAAGCGCTGCGGCCATCTGGACGGCAAGACCGTGATCCCCGTGGACGAGATGTGCGGCAAGCTGCGCGCCGCCCTCGACGCCCGGCGCAGCAGCGACACGCTGATCCTGGCGCGCACCGACGCGGTCGCGGTCGAGGGGGTGGACGCGGCGCTGGAGCGGGCCGAGCGCTACCTGGCCTGCGGCGTGGACGCCTTGTTCATCGAGGCCTTGCGCAGCACCGACCAGATGCGCACCGCCTGCGCCCGCTTCGCCGGGCGCGTGCCGTTGCTGGCCAACATGGTCGAGGGCGGCAAGTCGCCGGTGCTGGGGGTGGACGACCTGGGCGCGCTGGGCTTTCGCATCGTCATCTTCCCCGGCGGAACGGCGCGGGCCGTGGCGCACGGCCTGCAGACCTACTACGCGACGCTGCTGCGCGAGGGCTCGACCGCCGGCCTGCGCGGCCACATGCTGGATTTCGAGGGCCTCAATGCGGTGATAGGCACGCCCGAGCTGCTGGAAGCGGGCAGACGGTACGGCGGCTGA
- the hscA gene encoding Fe-S protein assembly chaperone HscA has translation MALLQISEPGQAPDPHQRRIAVGIDLGTTHSLVAAVRNGVAECLPDDQGRVILPSVVRYLEGGRRQIGHEALAAQGEDAENTIASAKRFMGRGLADIAGREKLPYRFVDQPGMVALQTRAGVKSPVEVSAEILATLRQRAEDTFDDELYGAVITVPAYFDDAQRQATKDAAQLAGLNVLRLINEPTAAAIAYGLDNASEGVYAVYDLGGGTFDISILRLARGVFEVIATGGDSALGGDDYDRALADFLLAQTGLQVQGPADKAAIQRCARAAKEALSAAQSVPVEVKLTGAAAHVEVTRSDFEAVTAALTARTMAAVRKALRDARLGKDEIQGVVLVGGSTRMPQVRRAVAEFFGREPLTNLNPDEVVALGAAIQANQLAGNNAAGDLLLLDVIPLSLGIETMGGLVERIVPRNETIPTAKAQDFTTYQDGQTALALHVVQGERDLVQDCRSLARFELRGIPPMAAGAARIRVTFTVDADGLLSVGAREQASGVEARIDVKPSYGLSDEQVARMLQDSFATAEQDIRARALAEARVDADRLLLATRSALEADGHLLAPADRQAIAQAMDRLQGAVAQAQEAAAIEAATEALAKSTEGFAAERMNHSIQKALAGRNVETL, from the coding sequence ATGGCGCTCCTTCAAATCTCCGAGCCGGGCCAGGCACCGGACCCGCACCAGCGGCGCATCGCCGTGGGCATCGACCTGGGCACCACGCATTCGCTGGTGGCCGCGGTGCGCAACGGCGTGGCCGAATGCCTGCCGGACGACCAAGGCCGGGTGATCCTGCCCTCGGTGGTGCGCTACCTGGAGGGCGGGCGCCGGCAGATCGGCCATGAGGCGCTGGCCGCGCAAGGCGAGGACGCGGAGAACACCATCGCTTCGGCCAAGCGCTTCATGGGGCGCGGCCTGGCCGACATCGCGGGCCGCGAGAAGCTGCCGTACCGCTTCGTGGACCAGCCCGGCATGGTGGCCCTGCAGACGCGTGCCGGCGTGAAGTCGCCGGTGGAGGTCAGCGCCGAGATCCTGGCCACGCTGCGCCAGCGCGCCGAGGACACCTTCGACGACGAGCTGTACGGCGCCGTGATCACGGTGCCGGCGTACTTCGACGACGCGCAGCGCCAGGCCACCAAGGACGCCGCGCAGCTGGCCGGCCTGAACGTGCTGCGCCTGATCAACGAGCCCACGGCCGCCGCCATCGCCTACGGTCTGGACAACGCCAGCGAAGGGGTCTACGCGGTCTACGACCTGGGCGGAGGCACCTTCGACATCTCCATCCTGCGCCTGGCGCGCGGCGTGTTCGAGGTGATCGCCACCGGCGGCGACTCGGCCCTGGGCGGCGACGACTACGACCGCGCGCTGGCCGACTTCCTGCTGGCGCAGACCGGCCTGCAGGTCCAGGGCCCCGCCGACAAGGCCGCCATCCAGCGCTGCGCCCGGGCCGCCAAGGAGGCCCTCTCGGCCGCGCAGTCCGTGCCCGTCGAAGTGAAGCTGACGGGCGCCGCGGCCCATGTGGAGGTCACGCGGTCCGATTTCGAGGCGGTCACCGCCGCGCTCACGGCCCGCACCATGGCCGCGGTCCGCAAGGCCCTGCGCGATGCGCGCCTGGGCAAGGACGAGATCCAGGGCGTGGTGCTGGTGGGCGGCTCCACCCGCATGCCGCAGGTGCGGCGTGCCGTGGCCGAGTTCTTCGGCCGCGAGCCGCTGACCAACCTCAATCCCGACGAGGTGGTGGCCCTGGGCGCCGCCATCCAGGCCAACCAGCTGGCCGGCAACAACGCCGCCGGCGACCTGCTGCTGCTCGACGTGATCCCGCTGTCGCTGGGCATCGAGACCATGGGCGGGCTGGTCGAGCGCATCGTGCCGCGCAACGAGACCATCCCCACCGCCAAGGCGCAGGACTTCACCACCTACCAGGACGGCCAGACCGCGCTGGCGCTGCACGTCGTGCAGGGCGAGCGCGACCTGGTGCAGGACTGCCGCAGCCTGGCGCGTTTCGAGCTGCGCGGCATCCCGCCGATGGCGGCCGGCGCGGCGCGCATCCGCGTGACCTTCACGGTGGATGCCGACGGCCTGCTGAGCGTGGGCGCGCGCGAGCAGGCCAGCGGCGTCGAGGCCCGCATCGACGTCAAGCCCTCGTACGGCCTGAGCGACGAGCAGGTGGCCCGGATGCTGCAGGACAGCTTCGCCACTGCCGAACAGGACATCCGCGCGCGCGCCCTGGCCGAAGCCAGGGTCGATGCCGACCGGCTGCTGCTGGCCACGCGCAGCGCGCTGGAGGCCGATGGCCACCTGCTGGCGCCGGCGGACCGGCAGGCCATCGCGCAGGCGATGGACCGGCTGCAAGGCGCGGTGGCGCAGGCCCAGGAGGCGGCAGCCATCGAAGCCGCCACCGAGGCACTGGCCAAATCCACGGAAGGCTTCGCCGCCGAGCGCATGAACCACAGCATCCAGAAGGCCCTGGCCGGCCGCAACGTGGAGACCCTGTAG